In Modestobacter versicolor, a single genomic region encodes these proteins:
- a CDS encoding zinc-dependent metalloprotease, whose translation MSRPSSLVDWDLAGRTARRLVKPGPDTSREEAAAVVEELHRAAATAVAHVEELTGLHPVPGGPEPTVAVVDRPGWVDANTAGMAALLDPLADALQAAQGKAPGPVATAIGSRATGVQAGGVLAFLCTRVLGQYEVFGTGGRLLLVAPNIVETERRLGVDPTDFRLWVCLHEVTHQLQFTAVPWLRGYLEEQVSSFAQATDLTPDVLRERLTDVLRSLTDAVRGGVADDDTPQGLMALIKDPGQRAALDRVTAVMSLVEGHAEYVMDGVGPDVVPSVRTLRKRFAQRRKGRGPIDRVLRRLLGLEQKMQQYADGRVFVAGVVELVGMEGFNQVWTGPHTLPLKEELTEPARWVERVLGTRPAIPA comes from the coding sequence ATGAGCCGCCCCTCGTCCCTCGTCGACTGGGACCTCGCCGGCCGCACCGCCCGCCGGCTGGTCAAGCCCGGGCCGGACACCTCCCGCGAGGAGGCCGCCGCCGTCGTCGAGGAGCTGCACCGCGCCGCCGCGACCGCCGTCGCCCACGTGGAGGAGCTGACCGGGCTGCACCCGGTGCCGGGCGGTCCCGAGCCCACCGTCGCCGTCGTCGACCGGCCCGGCTGGGTCGACGCCAACACCGCCGGGATGGCGGCGCTGCTGGACCCGCTGGCCGACGCGCTGCAGGCGGCCCAGGGCAAGGCGCCGGGCCCGGTCGCCACCGCGATCGGCTCGCGGGCGACCGGCGTGCAGGCCGGCGGCGTGCTGGCGTTCCTGTGCACCCGGGTGCTGGGCCAGTACGAGGTGTTCGGCACCGGCGGCCGGCTGCTGCTGGTCGCGCCCAACATCGTGGAGACCGAGCGCCGGCTGGGCGTCGACCCCACCGACTTCCGGCTGTGGGTCTGCCTGCACGAGGTCACCCACCAGCTGCAGTTCACCGCCGTCCCGTGGCTGCGCGGCTACCTGGAGGAGCAGGTCAGCTCCTTCGCCCAGGCCACCGACCTCACCCCCGACGTGCTCCGCGAGCGGCTCACCGACGTGCTGCGCAGCCTCACCGACGCCGTCCGGGGCGGCGTCGCCGACGACGACACCCCGCAGGGCCTGATGGCGCTGATCAAGGACCCGGGGCAGCGCGCCGCGCTGGACCGGGTGACCGCGGTGATGAGCCTGGTCGAGGGGCACGCCGAGTACGTGATGGACGGCGTCGGCCCGGACGTCGTCCCGTCGGTGCGCACGCTGCGCAAGCGCTTCGCCCAGCGGCGCAAGGGCCGCGGCCCGATCGACCGGGTGCTGCGCCGGCTGCTGGGCCTCGAGCAGAAGATGCAGCAGTACGCCGACGGCCGGGTGTTCGTCGCCGGCGTGGTCGAGCTGGTCGGCATGGAGGGGTTCAACCAGGTGTGGACCGGCCCGCACACCCTGCCGCTCAAGGAGGAGCTCACCGAGCCCGCCCGCTGGGTGGAGCGCGTGCTGGGCACCCGGCCGGCGATCCCGGCCTGA
- a CDS encoding DNA polymerase III subunit delta': MTAGGVWVDVVGQPAVVAELQAAVAQPSSMTHAWLFTGPPGSGRSVAARAFAAALQCPAGGDGTCHECRTVLHGSHADVHRVVPEGLSIGVAEVRGIVRTAARAPSQGRWQIVLVEDADRMSEAASNAVLKMLEEPPPRTVILLCAPSLHPDDVPVTIRSRCRVVPLRTPTIESVAEVLVRRDGVDPALAAWSAAAAGGHVGRARHLARDESARLARKAVLDIPLSLVSLAACLNAADDLVGSAKEESDKTVAEVDAAETEAVKASLGVGARGPGVAAASRGAGQLKELEKRQKSRATRLGRDSLDRALVDLAALYRDALVVAAAGAGELRVPLAHPDRRTDAVELARRIGAEGAVRRIDAILAARTALEQNVKPQIAIEALTVALRLPA, encoded by the coding sequence GTGACGGCCGGTGGGGTGTGGGTGGACGTCGTGGGGCAGCCGGCGGTCGTGGCCGAGCTGCAGGCCGCGGTCGCCCAGCCGAGCTCGATGACCCATGCCTGGCTGTTCACCGGGCCGCCCGGATCGGGTCGGTCGGTGGCCGCGCGCGCGTTCGCCGCGGCGCTGCAGTGCCCGGCCGGGGGCGACGGCACCTGCCACGAGTGCCGCACCGTGCTGCACGGCAGCCACGCCGACGTGCACCGGGTCGTGCCCGAGGGGCTGTCGATCGGGGTCGCCGAGGTCCGCGGCATCGTGCGCACCGCAGCCCGGGCGCCGTCGCAGGGCCGCTGGCAGATCGTGCTGGTCGAGGACGCCGACCGGATGAGCGAGGCGGCGTCCAACGCCGTGCTGAAGATGCTCGAGGAGCCGCCTCCGCGCACGGTGATCCTGCTCTGCGCCCCCTCGCTGCACCCCGACGACGTGCCGGTCACCATCCGCTCCCGCTGCCGGGTGGTGCCGCTGCGCACCCCGACGATCGAGTCGGTCGCCGAGGTGCTGGTCCGCCGCGACGGCGTCGACCCGGCGCTCGCGGCCTGGTCCGCGGCGGCCGCCGGCGGGCACGTGGGGCGGGCCCGGCACCTCGCCCGCGACGAGTCGGCCCGGCTGGCCCGCAAGGCCGTGCTCGACATCCCGCTGTCCCTGGTCTCCCTCGCCGCCTGCCTCAACGCCGCCGACGACCTGGTGGGCTCGGCGAAGGAGGAGTCGGACAAGACCGTGGCCGAGGTAGACGCCGCGGAGACCGAGGCGGTCAAGGCCAGCCTCGGCGTGGGCGCCCGCGGGCCGGGCGTGGCGGCCGCCAGCCGGGGCGCCGGGCAGCTCAAGGAGCTGGAGAAGCGGCAGAAGTCGCGGGCGACCCGGCTGGGCCGCGACTCGCTGGACCGGGCGCTGGTCGACCTGGCCGCCCTCTACCGGGACGCGCTGGTGGTCGCGGCCGCGGGCGCCGGTGAGCTGCGGGTGCCGCTGGCTCACCCGGACCGCCGCACCGACGCCGTCGAGCTGGCCCGCCGGATCGGGGCCGAGGGTGCCGTCCGCCGGATCGACGCGATCCTCGCCGCGCGCACCGCGCTGGAGCAGAACGTGAAGCCGCAGATCGCGATCGAGGCGCTCACCGTGGCGCTGCGGCTGCCCGCCTGA
- a CDS encoding helicase HerA-like domain-containing protein, whose translation MEIAAGYTTPGPALALGSVVHGGSAHPAAQVRVPLSMLNRHGLIAGATGTGKTKTLQLLAEQLSAQGVPVVLADVKGDLSGLARPGDRSDRVATRATDTADDWTPTGYPVEYLALGGLGSGVPLRASITSFGPLLLSKVLDLNATQTSSLGLVFHYADSAGLPLLDLKDLRAVISWLTSDEGKPELKQLGGLSRATAGVLLRELIALEDGGGDVFFGEPEWEITDLLRTAADGRGVISSVELSELQGRPQLFSTFLMWLLADLFEELPEVGDLDRPKLVFFFDEAHLLFTGASKAFLETVTQTVRLIRSKGVGVFFVTQNPTDVPSAVLGQLGNRVQHALRSFTPEDADALRKTVRTYPKSDAYDIAETLGALGTGEALVTVLSERGAPTPVAWTVLRAPRSTMGPLDPAEQQRLVAASPLQARYGQPLDRDSAHERLAARMTPPAPPLPPPTPTPRDETPAPRRQPRREPEPADEGVLDGVLSSPVFRSFARSAASALGREITRGIFGTRRRH comes from the coding sequence ATGGAGATCGCCGCCGGCTACACGACCCCGGGACCCGCGCTGGCCCTCGGCTCGGTCGTGCACGGCGGCAGCGCGCACCCCGCGGCCCAGGTGCGCGTGCCGCTGTCGATGCTGAACCGGCACGGGCTGATCGCCGGCGCCACGGGCACCGGGAAGACCAAGACGCTGCAGCTGCTGGCCGAGCAGCTGTCCGCCCAGGGCGTGCCCGTGGTGCTCGCCGACGTCAAGGGCGACCTCAGCGGGCTGGCCCGGCCCGGCGACCGGAGCGACCGGGTGGCGACGCGGGCCACCGACACCGCGGACGACTGGACCCCGACCGGCTACCCCGTCGAGTACCTGGCACTGGGCGGGCTGGGCAGCGGCGTCCCGCTCCGCGCGTCGATCACCTCCTTCGGCCCGCTGCTGCTGAGCAAGGTGCTCGACCTCAACGCCACCCAGACCAGCTCGCTGGGCCTGGTCTTCCACTACGCGGACTCCGCCGGCCTGCCGCTGCTGGACCTCAAGGACCTGCGCGCGGTGATCAGCTGGCTCACCAGCGACGAGGGCAAGCCGGAGCTGAAGCAGCTCGGCGGGTTGTCCCGGGCCACTGCCGGCGTCCTGCTGCGCGAGCTCATCGCGCTCGAGGACGGCGGCGGCGACGTCTTCTTCGGCGAGCCGGAGTGGGAGATCACCGACCTGCTGCGCACCGCCGCCGACGGTCGCGGGGTGATCAGCTCGGTCGAGCTCAGCGAGCTGCAGGGTCGCCCGCAGCTGTTCTCCACGTTCCTGATGTGGCTGCTCGCCGACCTGTTCGAGGAGCTGCCGGAGGTCGGTGACCTGGACCGGCCGAAGCTGGTCTTCTTCTTCGACGAGGCGCACCTGCTGTTCACCGGGGCCAGCAAGGCCTTCCTCGAGACGGTCACCCAGACCGTGCGGCTGATCCGGTCGAAGGGGGTGGGCGTCTTCTTCGTGACGCAGAACCCGACCGACGTGCCCTCGGCCGTGCTGGGTCAGCTGGGCAACCGGGTCCAGCACGCGCTGCGGTCGTTCACCCCCGAGGACGCCGACGCGCTGCGGAAGACGGTGCGCACCTACCCGAAGAGCGATGCCTACGACATCGCCGAGACCCTGGGCGCGCTCGGCACCGGGGAGGCGCTGGTCACCGTGCTCAGCGAGCGGGGGGCGCCGACGCCGGTCGCCTGGACGGTGCTCCGGGCGCCCCGCTCGACGATGGGCCCGCTGGACCCGGCGGAGCAGCAGCGGCTGGTGGCCGCATCACCCCTGCAGGCGAGGTACGGGCAGCCGCTGGACCGGGACTCCGCCCACGAGCGGCTGGCCGCCCGGATGACCCCGCCGGCTCCCCCGCTCCCGCCGCCGACGCCGACGCCGCGGGACGAGACACCTGCTCCTCGCCGGCAGCCGCGGCGGGAGCCGGAGCCCGCCGACGAGGGCGTGCTGGACGGCGTGCTCAGCTCGCCGGTGTTCCGGTCGTTCGCCCGTTCCGCCGCCTCGGCGCTGGGCCGGGAGATCACCCGGGGCATCTTCGGCACCCGTCGCCGCCACTGA
- a CDS encoding SRPBCC family protein, producing MTTDQEEPRRVTASREIAAGAERIFELIADPARQPEWDGNENLSQAAEGQRVRDVGQVFVMAITNGSVRENHVVDFEEGRRIAWRPAEPGQQPPGHQWSWELEPVDPTRTRVTHTYDWTELTDEKRFVRARDTGVGRLEASLARLAALAERG from the coding sequence GTGACCACTGACCAGGAGGAACCGCGCCGCGTCACGGCGAGCCGGGAGATCGCGGCCGGCGCCGAGCGCATCTTCGAGCTCATCGCCGACCCCGCCCGGCAGCCCGAGTGGGACGGCAACGAGAACCTGTCCCAGGCCGCCGAGGGCCAGCGGGTCCGGGACGTCGGCCAGGTGTTCGTGATGGCGATCACCAACGGCAGCGTCCGGGAGAACCACGTCGTGGACTTCGAGGAGGGCCGGCGCATCGCCTGGCGACCGGCCGAGCCGGGTCAGCAGCCGCCCGGGCACCAGTGGTCGTGGGAGCTCGAGCCGGTCGACCCGACGCGGACGCGGGTCACCCACACCTACGACTGGACCGAGCTGACCGACGAAAAGCGCTTCGTCCGCGCCCGGGACACCGGCGTCGGCCGGCTCGAGGCCTCGCTCGCCCGGCTCGCCGCGCTCGCCGAGCGCGGGTGA
- a CDS encoding inorganic diphosphatase, with the protein MQFDVTVEIPKGQRNKYELDHATGRIRLDRMLFTSTRYPADYGYIEETLGMDGDPLDALVLLEEPTFPGCLITCRAIGMFRMTDEKGGDDKVLTVPATDPRVAHLQDINDVSEFDRLEIQHFFETYKDLEPGKSVEGAEWVGRAEAEAEIEASRQRAVDTPYGPH; encoded by the coding sequence GTGCAGTTCGACGTGACGGTAGAGATCCCCAAGGGCCAGCGGAACAAGTACGAGCTGGACCACGCCACCGGACGCATCCGCCTGGACCGGATGCTGTTCACCTCGACCCGGTACCCCGCCGACTACGGGTACATCGAGGAGACGCTCGGGATGGACGGTGACCCCCTCGACGCCCTGGTGCTCCTGGAGGAGCCGACCTTCCCGGGGTGCCTCATCACCTGCCGTGCCATCGGCATGTTCCGGATGACCGACGAGAAGGGCGGGGACGACAAGGTCCTCACCGTCCCGGCGACGGACCCCCGGGTGGCCCACCTGCAGGACATCAACGACGTCTCCGAGTTCGACCGGCTGGAGATCCAGCACTTCTTCGAGACCTACAAGGACCTCGAGCCGGGCAAGTCGGTCGAGGGCGCCGAGTGGGTCGGGCGCGCCGAGGCCGAGGCCGAGATCGAGGCCTCCCGCCAGCGCGCCGTCGACACCCCGTACGGACCGCACTGA
- the dacB gene encoding D-alanyl-D-alanine carboxypeptidase/D-alanyl-D-alanine endopeptidase, translating into MAVEPQPVAQPVPDAAPVADPAPVEAPTPVVEPQPVAEPQPVAEPQPVAEPQPVAEPAPVSEAPPVAETAGAAEQAVPAEPGAQAGQDAAPAPEDAAAAEARRLAAEQAAADLAEVKRWAAERAAADRAAAEATELAAAAQAAADEAELERARAAQAAADLAAVREWAAQRAAAEQAAVEQAAAEQAAVAQAAAAAAEAERVAAEQAEAERRAVEQAEADRLAAERAAAEQAEAERAAAAAEMAAERAAIQHEAAERAAAARVAAAQQAEAAERAALERSAAERAAAQRAAAEREAAERADVERAQAEWAAQRQAAADEAARRATPAPRTEARGATAAAPEVGRAGGRRGLKVLLAAVLALVLVAAGVVLTLQLTGGDDGATVAEDAEQVPDAVLPELGNPAPALAELSADAPVPDPTALLAVLRPLLTAPPLGTGLSAEVVDVATGQVLFDQDAADPNSTPASTAKLLTGLAALTTLGPTETFTTTVVAGSSPGQVVLVGGGDPTLSTVAPSTDYPGAATVADLAGQVQQALGGQPVSSVVVDNSLFTGPLTASGWGPEDAPSTYAAPVTATAVDGARVEPGEDQRSGSPGTDAGRALAAALGAPGAAVELGTAPAGAATLGSVESAPVERLVEQALTASDNLLAETLGRQVALARGLPASFDGAAAGVTAALAEAGLDTAGLALFDASGLSQGDRAPAGLLVDVLQGAADGSLPGGDGLLSGLPIAGFTGTLTERAVEAGKAGPGTVRAKTGTLLGVNALAGTVVTTDGRLLAFAFVADAVVGSLTAAEGSLDAVADALAGCGCR; encoded by the coding sequence GTGGCCGTTGAGCCGCAGCCGGTCGCCCAGCCCGTGCCCGACGCAGCGCCGGTCGCGGACCCGGCGCCGGTCGAGGCGCCGACCCCGGTGGTCGAGCCGCAGCCGGTGGCCGAGCCGCAGCCGGTGGCCGAGCCGCAGCCGGTCGCCGAGCCGCAGCCGGTGGCCGAGCCGGCCCCGGTGTCCGAGGCCCCGCCGGTCGCGGAGACCGCCGGTGCCGCCGAGCAGGCCGTGCCGGCAGAGCCCGGTGCGCAGGCGGGCCAGGACGCCGCGCCGGCTCCCGAGGACGCCGCCGCCGCGGAGGCACGGCGGCTCGCCGCCGAGCAGGCGGCCGCCGACCTCGCCGAGGTGAAGAGGTGGGCGGCCGAGCGCGCTGCCGCCGACCGGGCTGCCGCCGAGGCCACCGAGCTCGCCGCTGCCGCGCAGGCCGCCGCCGACGAGGCGGAGCTCGAGCGGGCGCGCGCCGCGCAGGCCGCCGCCGACCTCGCCGCCGTCCGGGAGTGGGCCGCCCAGCGGGCGGCCGCCGAGCAGGCCGCGGTGGAGCAGGCGGCAGCCGAGCAGGCCGCCGTGGCGCAGGCCGCCGCCGCGGCCGCCGAGGCCGAGCGGGTCGCTGCCGAGCAGGCGGAGGCCGAGCGCCGGGCGGTCGAGCAGGCCGAGGCCGACCGGCTCGCCGCCGAGCGGGCAGCCGCCGAGCAGGCCGAGGCCGAGCGCGCGGCCGCCGCTGCGGAGATGGCCGCCGAGCGGGCGGCGATCCAGCACGAGGCAGCCGAGCGGGCCGCCGCGGCCCGGGTGGCCGCCGCGCAGCAGGCCGAGGCCGCCGAGCGCGCGGCGCTCGAGCGGTCCGCCGCCGAGCGGGCCGCCGCCCAGCGTGCCGCCGCCGAGCGGGAGGCCGCGGAGCGGGCCGACGTCGAGCGGGCGCAGGCCGAGTGGGCGGCGCAGCGGCAGGCCGCCGCGGACGAGGCCGCCCGGCGGGCCACCCCGGCTCCCCGCACCGAGGCCCGCGGCGCCACCGCCGCAGCCCCCGAGGTGGGCAGGGCCGGTGGCCGCCGCGGCCTGAAGGTCCTGCTCGCCGCCGTCCTCGCCCTCGTGCTGGTCGCGGCCGGTGTCGTGCTGACCCTCCAGCTGACCGGCGGTGACGACGGGGCGACGGTCGCCGAGGACGCCGAGCAGGTGCCCGACGCCGTCCTGCCGGAGCTCGGGAACCCCGCGCCGGCGCTCGCCGAGCTGTCGGCCGACGCCCCGGTCCCGGACCCGACGGCGCTGCTGGCGGTGCTCAGGCCGCTGCTCACCGCGCCGCCCCTGGGCACCGGGCTGTCCGCCGAGGTCGTCGACGTCGCCACCGGCCAGGTGCTCTTCGACCAGGACGCCGCCGACCCGAACAGCACCCCGGCGTCCACCGCCAAGCTGCTCACCGGGCTGGCGGCGCTGACCACTCTCGGCCCCACCGAGACCTTCACCACCACCGTGGTCGCCGGCAGCAGCCCCGGCCAGGTGGTGCTGGTCGGCGGGGGAGACCCGACGCTGTCCACGGTGGCCCCGTCGACCGACTACCCCGGTGCGGCCACCGTCGCCGACCTCGCCGGGCAGGTGCAGCAGGCGCTCGGCGGCCAGCCGGTGAGCAGCGTGGTCGTCGACAACTCGCTGTTCACCGGCCCGCTCACCGCGTCGGGCTGGGGGCCGGAGGACGCGCCGTCGACCTACGCCGCCCCGGTCACGGCCACCGCCGTCGACGGCGCCCGGGTGGAGCCCGGGGAGGACCAGCGCAGCGGTTCACCGGGCACCGACGCCGGGCGTGCGCTCGCCGCCGCGCTGGGTGCACCCGGCGCCGCCGTCGAGCTGGGCACGGCGCCGGCCGGCGCCGCCACGCTGGGCAGCGTGGAGTCCGCGCCGGTCGAGCGGCTGGTCGAGCAGGCGCTCACCGCCTCGGACAACCTGCTCGCCGAGACCCTCGGCCGCCAGGTCGCCCTGGCCCGCGGCCTGCCGGCGAGCTTCGACGGCGCGGCCGCCGGGGTCACCGCGGCCCTCGCCGAGGCCGGGCTGGACACCGCCGGGCTGGCGCTCTTCGACGCCAGCGGGCTGTCCCAGGGCGACCGGGCACCCGCCGGGCTGCTCGTCGACGTCCTGCAGGGCGCGGCCGACGGCAGCCTCCCCGGGGGCGACGGACTGCTCTCCGGTCTGCCCATCGCCGGCTTCACCGGGACCCTGACCGAGCGCGCGGTCGAGGCCGGCAAGGCCGGCCCGGGCACGGTGCGGGCCAAGACCGGCACCCTGCTGGGGGTCAACGCCCTCGCCGGCACGGTGGTCACCACCGACGGCCGGCTGCTCGCCTTCGCCTTCGTGGCCGACGCGGTGGTCGGCAGCCTCACCGCCGCCGAGGGCTCGCTGGACGCCGTCGCCGACGCCCTGGCCGGCTGCGGCTGCCGGTGA